From Brassica oleracea var. oleracea cultivar TO1000 chromosome C3, BOL, whole genome shotgun sequence, a single genomic window includes:
- the LOC106330927 gene encoding uncharacterized protein LOC106330927 yields MVLNVYQVDQNEFEVKDETMKYVVDLEKRHCTCNVFDIDKILCIHAIAVAKYIKRDENRYIDTSHLTETWAKAYAESIHPGGELSTSTYPANIDELSCPPPATKKRNGRPPTKRRRSVGEFGVPGSKSQSHKCSRCGIGGHNKITCKRPIG; encoded by the coding sequence ATGGTGCTGAATGTGTATCAAGTTGATCAAAACGAGTTTGAGGTGAAGGATGAAACTATGAAGTATGTTGTTGATTTAGAGAAACGGCATTGCACTTGTAATGTTTTTGACATTGACAAGATTCTCTGCATTCATGCAATTGCTGTTGCTAAGTATATTAAGAGAGATGAAAACCGTTACATTGATACTTCTCACTTGACCGAAACGTGGGCTAAAGCCTATGCCGAAAGCATACACCCTGGTGGAGAGTTGTCAACGTCCACCTATCCAGCGAATATTGACGAACTGTCTTGCCCACCTCCAGCTACCAAAAAGAGAAATGGACGTCCTCCTACAAAGAGAAGGAGATCCGTTGGCGAGTTTGGTGTTCCTGGATCTAAATCTCAGTCCCACAAGTGCAGCAGATGTGGCATAGGAGGACACAACAAGATCACATGCAAGAGGCCTATAGGATGA
- the LOC106331391 gene encoding S-adenosylmethionine carrier 1, chloroplastic/mitochondrial gives MAPLTLSVDVKSSSASAPDVSSRVIQIPQIKKSKGFASVSTQNENENPFDFFRTLFEGFIAGGTAGVVVETALYPIDTIKTRLQAARGGGKIVLKGLYSGLAGNIAGVLPASALFVGVYEPTKQKLLKTFPDHLSAVAHLTAGAIGGLAASLIRVPTEVVKQRMQTGQFASAPNAVRVIASQEGFKGLYAGYRSFLLRDLPFDAIQFCIYEQLCLGYKKAARRELNDPENALIGAFAGALTGAVTTPLDVIKTRLMVQGSAKQYQGIVDCVQTIVKEEGASALLKGIGPRVLWIGIGGSIFFGVLESTKRTLAQRRPKTVKESKED, from the exons ATGGCTCCTCTTACACTCTCTGTTGATGTGAAGAGCTCTTCAGCCAGTGCTCCCG ATGTCTCGAGTAGGGTAATACAGATTCCACAGATCAAAAAGAGCAAAGGCTTTGCTTCAGTCAGTACACAAAACGAAAACGAAAACCCTTTTGATTTCTTCCGCACTCTCTTTG AGGGGTTTATAGCAGGAGGTACAGCTGGAGTTGTAGTTGAAACAGCTTTGTACCCTATTGATACTATAAAGACTAGACTTCAG GCAGCTCGTGGAGGTGGAAAGATTGTGCTGAAGGGTCTATATTCAGGATTAGCTGGAAATATCGCTGGTGTCTTACC GGCTTCGGCTTTGTTCGTTGGAGTTTACGAGCCCACAAAGCAGAAACTGCTGAAGACCTTTCCTGATCATTTAAGCGCAGTTGCTCACCTG ACTGCAGGGGCCATCGGTGGACTTGCTGCCTCTCTTATTCGAGTGCCTACAGAG GTTGTGAAGCAGAGAATGCAGACTGGTCAGTTTGCTTCAGCTCCCAACGCTGTTCGAGTTATTGCATCGCAAGAGGGCTTTAAGGGTCTCTATGCA GGATACCGATCTTTCCTATTAAGAGACTTGCCGTTTGATGCTATTCAGTTCTGCATATATGAGCAGCTCTGCTTGGGGTATAAAAAAGCA GCGCGTAGAGAGCTTAATGATCCTGAGAACGCTCTAATTGGTGCATTTGCTG GTGCTCTGACAGGAGCAGTTACCACTCCGCTTGATGTAATCAAGACAAGATTAATGGTTCAG GGATCAGCCAAACAATATCAAGGTATAGTTGACTGTGTTCAAACAATTGTAAAAGAGGAAGGAGCTTCTGCTCTCTTAAAG GGTATTGGGCCAAGAGTGTTGTGGATAGGTATTGGTGGTTCAATCTTCTTTGGTGTGCTCGAGAGCACGAAGAGAACACTTGCTCAAAGACGTCCCAAGACGGTTAAAGAATCCAAAGAGGATTGA